In the genome of Mucilaginibacter defluvii, one region contains:
- a CDS encoding heavy metal translocating P-type ATPase: protein MAAHSLKTQTFPVTGMSCAVCAGSVESMVGAQQGVKEAAVNYAAQTLKVTYNDAEVNPVAMQKAVQSIGYDLIVDTENATEKQAEARQDHYKKLKNNFIYAAILTLPVVVIGMFLMDMPYANYIMLVLSAPVLFVAGRAFFVNAFKQASHGKANMDTLVAMSTGIAFLFSLFNTFYPEFWHRQGLHPHVYYEAASVVIVFIMLGKLLEEKAKSNTSSAIKKLMGLQPNTVIVLKNEAEVVQPLAEVNVGDIIMVKPGEKVAVDGTVTDGNSFIDESMVSGEPVPVEKQTGDKVLAGTINQKGSFRFRAEKVGGDTMLAHIIKMVQDAQGSKAPVQKLVDKIAGIFVPVVIGIALLSFAVWLIAGGQHALTHGLMALVTVLVIACPCALGLATPTAIMVGVGKGAEEGILIKDAEALEQGHKVNAIVFDKTGTLTVGKPEVSELLWSDAVSDNISIFKSIFLSLEKQSEHPLAGAIVAFDDLKDSSTIKLDTFESITGRGVQAAYNGVTYYAGSHKLVAEKQIVVPADLDEAIARFKDDAKTVIYFADGRQVLAIAAISDVIKDGSAEAIQQLTRQGIEVYMLTGDNQQTAAAIARQAGIKHYQADVLPSDKAGFIKQLQQQGKIVAMAGDGINDSQALAQADVSIAMGKGTDIAMDVAKITLVSSDLRQVPKALRLSRLTVKAIRQNLFWAFIYNLIGIPIAAGILYPVNGFLLNPMIAGAAMALSSVSVVSNSLRLKFSKLYI from the coding sequence ATGGCGGCACATAGTTTAAAAACACAAACCTTCCCGGTAACGGGCATGAGTTGTGCGGTCTGTGCAGGCAGTGTTGAAAGCATGGTAGGCGCGCAGCAAGGTGTTAAGGAAGCTGCCGTAAATTATGCCGCCCAAACCCTCAAGGTTACTTATAACGATGCCGAGGTAAACCCTGTAGCCATGCAAAAGGCGGTTCAATCCATCGGGTACGACCTGATAGTAGATACCGAGAACGCGACCGAAAAGCAGGCCGAAGCGCGGCAGGATCATTATAAAAAACTGAAAAATAATTTTATTTACGCGGCTATATTAACATTGCCTGTGGTGGTAATCGGTATGTTTTTGATGGATATGCCGTATGCCAATTACATTATGCTGGTGCTAAGCGCGCCGGTGTTGTTTGTGGCTGGTCGCGCATTTTTTGTGAACGCGTTTAAGCAGGCATCGCACGGCAAAGCTAATATGGATACGCTGGTGGCCATGAGCACCGGCATCGCTTTTCTATTCAGCCTGTTCAATACTTTTTATCCTGAGTTTTGGCACAGGCAGGGTTTACATCCGCATGTGTATTATGAGGCTGCTTCGGTAGTTATCGTGTTTATTATGCTGGGTAAACTGCTGGAAGAAAAAGCCAAATCGAACACCTCATCGGCCATAAAAAAACTGATGGGCTTGCAACCCAATACGGTTATAGTGTTAAAGAATGAGGCAGAGGTTGTACAGCCGCTTGCCGAAGTGAATGTTGGCGACATCATCATGGTTAAACCCGGCGAAAAGGTAGCGGTGGATGGCACGGTGACCGATGGCAATTCTTTTATTGACGAAAGCATGGTCAGCGGGGAGCCGGTGCCGGTTGAAAAACAAACAGGCGATAAGGTGCTGGCCGGTACCATCAACCAAAAAGGCAGCTTCCGTTTCCGGGCCGAAAAGGTAGGGGGCGATACCATGCTGGCGCACATCATAAAAATGGTGCAGGATGCCCAGGGCTCAAAAGCGCCAGTACAAAAACTGGTTGATAAAATCGCGGGCATATTTGTGCCCGTGGTAATTGGCATTGCCCTGTTAAGTTTTGCTGTTTGGCTGATAGCTGGTGGGCAGCACGCCTTAACGCATGGCTTAATGGCCTTGGTTACCGTGCTTGTTATTGCCTGCCCCTGCGCGTTGGGTTTAGCCACGCCAACCGCTATTATGGTGGGCGTAGGCAAAGGTGCCGAAGAAGGTATTTTAATAAAAGATGCCGAGGCGCTTGAACAAGGTCACAAGGTAAACGCTATCGTATTTGATAAAACAGGTACCCTCACCGTAGGTAAACCCGAGGTGAGCGAGTTGTTATGGAGCGATGCCGTTTCGGATAATATCTCAATCTTTAAAAGCATCTTTCTTAGCTTGGAGAAGCAATCCGAACACCCCTTAGCCGGAGCTATTGTGGCGTTTGATGATTTGAAAGATTCTTCAACTATTAAGCTTGATACTTTTGAGAGCATAACCGGTCGTGGTGTACAGGCAGCATATAACGGCGTAACGTATTATGCAGGCAGTCATAAACTGGTAGCCGAAAAACAGATCGTTGTGCCGGCTGACCTGGACGAGGCTATAGCCCGTTTTAAGGATGATGCCAAAACCGTTATCTACTTTGCTGATGGCAGGCAGGTGCTGGCCATTGCTGCTATCAGCGATGTTATAAAGGACGGATCGGCTGAGGCGATCCAGCAACTAACCCGGCAGGGCATTGAGGTATACATGCTTACCGGCGATAACCAGCAAACCGCAGCCGCCATTGCTAGGCAGGCCGGTATTAAACATTACCAGGCTGATGTATTGCCATCAGATAAAGCCGGTTTTATAAAACAATTGCAACAGCAGGGTAAAATTGTAGCCATGGCGGGCGATGGAATTAATGACAGCCAGGCGCTGGCGCAGGCTGATGTAAGCATAGCCATGGGTAAAGGCACCGATATTGCCATGGATGTAGCTAAAATAACCCTTGTATCGTCTGATCTTAGGCAGGTGCCAAAGGCTCTGAGATTATCACGCTTAACGGTGAAAGCCATACGGCAAAACCTGTTTTGGGCATTTATTTATAACCTGATCGGCATACCCATAGCCGCCGGTATACTATACCCGGTTAACGGTTTTTTACTTAACCCGATGATAGCGGGTGCTGCCATGGCTTTAAGTTCGGTATCGGTAGTGAGCAATAGCCTGCGGTTAAAATTTTCAAAACTCTATATTTAA
- a CDS encoding heavy-metal-associated domain-containing protein: METLKFKTNIKCGGCIAAVTPALNSLKGVKDWQVDVATPEKVLTINSDDTLSEQAIIAALKEKGYQAESI, from the coding sequence ATGGAAACGCTAAAATTCAAAACCAATATAAAATGCGGTGGCTGTATAGCTGCTGTAACCCCTGCGTTAAACAGCCTTAAAGGTGTTAAAGACTGGCAGGTAGATGTAGCCACGCCCGAAAAGGTGCTGACCATAAACAGTGATGATACGCTATCCGAGCAAGCCATTATAGCCGCTCTTAAAGAAAAAGGCTATCAGGCCGAAAGCATTTAA
- a CDS encoding AraC family transcriptional regulator yields MVLHIKNMVCDRCILVVRQQLESLGFAVTDIDLGSATVQPEPDAAALAAIASALKVLGFELIDNEKDKLVERIKNLIIEKVHHSDLAEQQVNFSAYLADHLHKDYGQLSRQFSDSEDTTIEKFIIQQKIEKVKELLEYGELNLNEIAWKMGYSSSAHLSAQFKAVTGLTPSQFKSNGKGRRKALDKI; encoded by the coding sequence ATGGTGCTGCACATTAAAAATATGGTTTGTGATCGCTGCATCCTCGTTGTTCGGCAGCAACTGGAAAGCCTGGGCTTTGCGGTTACTGATATTGACCTGGGCAGTGCTACCGTACAGCCCGAACCGGATGCTGCCGCGCTTGCTGCCATTGCATCCGCATTAAAAGTATTAGGTTTTGAGCTGATAGATAACGAGAAGGACAAACTGGTTGAACGCATTAAAAACCTGATCATTGAAAAGGTGCACCATAGCGACCTAGCCGAGCAGCAGGTAAACTTTTCGGCTTACCTGGCTGATCATTTGCATAAGGATTACGGACAACTTAGCCGCCAGTTTTCGGACAGTGAAGATACCACCATCGAAAAATTTATCATCCAGCAAAAAATTGAAAAGGTAAAGGAGCTGCTTGAATACGGCGAACTCAACCTGAACGAGATTGCATGGAAAATGGGATACAGTAGCAGCGCGCACCTTTCCGCACAGTTTAAAGCGGTTACCGGTTTAACGCCAAGCCAGTTTAAAAGTAACGGCAAGGGCAGGCGTAAAGCGTTAGATAAAATATAA
- a CDS encoding DUF4202 domain-containing protein, whose amino-acid sequence MSNLKEAFRLFDEYNMHDPRTLEWDSTTYPVEYAYALRLYDWVLKLQPEAGEELLLASRSQHIGRWEMPRESYPEGREPYLKWRKDLAQHHATVTAQLMQQAGYSDEQIARVSEIILKKRIKVDADVQTMENALCLVFLEYQYEDFRKKYEGDPDKMVNILYKSLLKMDAHGHAFALQLPYSDGGLELIKQALTRMAK is encoded by the coding sequence ATGAGCAACTTAAAAGAAGCATTCCGGTTATTTGACGAATATAACATGCACGACCCGCGTACACTGGAATGGGACAGCACTACTTACCCGGTTGAGTATGCTTATGCTTTACGATTGTATGATTGGGTACTAAAATTACAGCCTGAGGCCGGTGAGGAACTGCTTTTAGCATCGCGCAGCCAGCACATTGGCCGCTGGGAGATGCCCCGCGAGAGTTATCCCGAAGGGCGTGAACCATACTTGAAATGGCGTAAAGACCTTGCTCAGCATCATGCTACTGTTACCGCCCAGCTAATGCAGCAGGCCGGTTATAGCGACGAACAAATTGCCCGTGTGAGCGAAATCATCCTAAAGAAACGTATTAAGGTTGACGCGGATGTACAAACCATGGAGAACGCGCTCTGCCTTGTTTTCCTTGAATATCAGTATGAAGATTTCCGAAAAAAATACGAGGGCGACCCGGATAAGATGGTGAACATCCTGTACAAATCTCTTTTAAAGATGGATGCGCACGGCCATGCCTTTGCCCTGCAACTGCCTTACTCTGATGGTGGCCTGGAGCTGATTAAACAGGCATTGACCCGCATGGCTAAATAA
- a CDS encoding TetR/AcrR family transcriptional regulator has product MARSKDFDEEEVLKKAVCTFWHKGYNATSMQDLVDALGISRSSLYDTYGDKHTLYIKALEHYQNAGGKHMCDIANSPVPARQAIRQMLEYTATALLSDEQQKGCFMVNAEVEVAPHDTEVRDIVCKTEQRTEESFYIAIKKGQERGEITSKQDARALARFLYNAVKGIQVLAKSSTDKAFFDDIINTTLSVLD; this is encoded by the coding sequence ATGGCACGTAGTAAAGATTTTGATGAAGAAGAGGTATTAAAAAAAGCCGTATGCACATTTTGGCATAAGGGGTACAATGCTACATCTATGCAGGATTTGGTGGATGCCCTGGGCATAAGCCGCTCGAGCCTGTACGATACCTATGGCGATAAGCACACGCTTTATATAAAGGCGCTTGAGCATTACCAAAACGCGGGTGGTAAACACATGTGCGATATAGCTAACAGCCCGGTACCTGCCAGGCAAGCCATCCGCCAGATGCTGGAGTACACCGCAACCGCGCTTTTAAGCGACGAGCAACAAAAGGGCTGTTTTATGGTGAATGCCGAGGTAGAGGTTGCTCCGCATGATACAGAGGTCCGAGATATTGTTTGCAAAACCGAGCAGCGCACTGAGGAGAGCTTTTACATCGCTATAAAAAAAGGGCAGGAACGCGGCGAGATTACCAGTAAACAGGATGCAAGGGCGCTGGCCCGCTTTTTATACAACGCCGTTAAGGGCATACAAGTGCTGGCAAAATCAAGTACCGACAAGGCGTTTTTTGACGATATTATCAATACCACCCTCTCTGTATTGGATTGA
- a CDS encoding glucose 1-dehydrogenase — MKKLENKVAVITGASKGIGAGIAKDLAAAGAAVVVNYASSKEGADKVVAEIESLGGKAIAVQGDVAKAEDVERLFAETIQAYGQVDILVNNAGVYNFGSIEDFDANEYHRQFNINVLGLLQASQAAVKSFGESGGSIINIGSTITNLNMPGSVIYTATKSAVEAITKVLSKELGPKNIRVNSINPGMVETEGTHTAGLIGSDMHHEVTKTTPLGRIGQPDDIAPVAVFLASDDSRWLTGEILIVSGGVR, encoded by the coding sequence ATGAAAAAATTAGAGAACAAGGTTGCCGTTATAACCGGAGCTTCGAAAGGTATAGGCGCAGGCATAGCGAAAGACCTGGCAGCCGCTGGTGCAGCCGTTGTAGTAAATTATGCATCATCAAAAGAAGGTGCTGATAAGGTTGTTGCTGAAATAGAAAGCCTTGGCGGCAAAGCCATCGCCGTACAAGGCGACGTAGCCAAAGCCGAGGATGTTGAACGCCTGTTTGCCGAAACCATACAAGCCTATGGCCAGGTTGATATACTGGTAAACAATGCCGGTGTATACAACTTTGGTTCGATTGAAGATTTTGATGCGAACGAGTATCATCGCCAGTTCAACATCAACGTATTGGGCTTATTGCAAGCCAGCCAGGCAGCGGTTAAAAGCTTCGGCGAGAGTGGTGGCAGCATCATCAACATCGGCTCAACCATTACCAACCTGAATATGCCGGGCAGTGTAATTTATACCGCTACCAAAAGCGCTGTTGAAGCGATTACCAAAGTACTTTCAAAAGAGCTTGGCCCTAAAAACATCCGCGTTAACTCCATCAACCCAGGTATGGTTGAAACCGAAGGCACCCATACTGCAGGTTTGATCGGTAGCGATATGCACCACGAAGTTACAAAAACCACACCGCTCGGTCGTATCGGTCAGCCGGATGATATTGCACCTGTTGCCGTATTCCTGGCATCAGACGATTCACGTTGGTTAACCGGCGAAATATTAATAGTTAGCGGCGGCGTACGCTAA
- a CDS encoding WG repeat-containing protein, translated as MKSRLLSLIIILCIPCLLFGQNKDTWVSFWNADSTLIGFKDSAGKVRIAPKFSGLTSGGKFNNIIAVTESTNSKWSSYYLTKSGKRVGKEQLYVFDNTPDCESEGFIRFRDSATHKVGMFNANGDVAIPAEYNNLTPVANGLIIAQSGGTFDASRIDEHNQYPWTGGKEVLINRHNKLLINDFKYDEDLNLYSLIILKKPSNDSLRESFKAVNGEYYSFINFDREFKSWLKDSLLNNLTPGNLLKLCDDSVYNWGNSEQWEKKIKEEFIDHKFSVIRPLLLNLNNPACKYQVFTDSLNPFIFDYNSKAFEKYFDDCGAALYRKYPLKKIVITYHINGDIQQDHFDFLRTDEGYKLIAVSLRSNAINSN; from the coding sequence ATGAAAAGCAGACTATTATCTCTTATCATAATTTTATGCATACCCTGCTTACTCTTTGGTCAGAATAAAGATACTTGGGTATCCTTTTGGAATGCCGACTCTACCTTGATCGGTTTTAAAGATTCGGCGGGTAAAGTCAGGATCGCGCCTAAATTTTCCGGACTAACATCCGGAGGTAAATTCAATAATATTATAGCGGTAACCGAAAGTACAAACAGCAAATGGTCATCATACTATCTCACAAAATCGGGCAAAAGGGTGGGTAAGGAGCAGCTATATGTTTTTGACAATACGCCCGACTGTGAAAGCGAAGGCTTTATTCGTTTCAGGGATAGCGCTACACATAAGGTAGGTATGTTCAACGCAAACGGAGATGTTGCCATCCCGGCGGAATATAATAATCTGACGCCTGTAGCCAACGGATTAATCATAGCCCAAAGCGGTGGCACTTTCGATGCAAGTAGGATAGATGAACATAACCAATACCCGTGGACAGGCGGCAAAGAAGTATTGATTAACAGGCATAATAAATTATTGATAAACGATTTTAAATATGATGAGGATCTGAATTTGTATTCGCTGATTATTTTAAAAAAACCGAGCAATGATTCGTTAAGAGAAAGTTTTAAGGCTGTAAACGGTGAGTATTATTCATTTATAAATTTCGACAGGGAATTTAAATCATGGTTAAAAGATTCATTGCTGAACAACTTAACCCCCGGTAACCTGCTTAAGCTATGCGATGATTCTGTTTACAATTGGGGTAACAGTGAGCAATGGGAAAAAAAGATCAAAGAAGAATTCATTGATCATAAATTCAGTGTTATAAGGCCTCTTTTGCTCAATCTGAATAACCCTGCCTGCAAATATCAGGTGTTTACTGATAGTCTTAACCCGTTCATTTTTGATTACAACTCAAAAGCGTTTGAAAAATATTTTGATGACTGTGGAGCGGCGTTATATAGAAAATACCCGTTAAAAAAAATCGTGATCACTTACCATATAAACGGTGATATACAGCAGGATCATTTTGATTTTTTGCGCACAGACGAAGGTTACAAATTAATAGCCGTTAGTTTGCGGAGTAACGCAATTAACAGTAATTAA
- a CDS encoding hybrid sensor histidine kinase/response regulator transcription factor, with product MYIICTWLFLTLAGTVKAQDMVFDHIGNNEGLSNSTIQAIIQDKRGFMWIGTRDGLNLYDGRQITVFRNVPGRLNSLSDNFITCLYTDRENNLWVGTSNGLNQYNNRLRTFTAYVGKDQPGVALHGNRVNAIFEDAQKRLWIGTNAGLNLMNRSSGTFKLMYTGGAVNCISQDSEKNVWLGTERGLVNYTAKGKPIFNTAVSSIQQDGNGNLWLATESNGLISYNIAKNKPTFYRHSDADPNSLGSDLILALLADKRGQIWVGTINGGLNIFDPSTKGFKKYTYRAGFEDGLSQRTISALFEDRQGNYWIGTHRGGVNVYSPKARKFKVYRQQPSGKGLSYNDVKCFEQDHLGRIWIGTDGGGLNLFDKASNTFRVYNNKVNDNSSLGSDAVLDLTEDKQNRVWIATWGGGLNLFNPQTQGFTRFMNKTGDATSLSSNFVQKVYQDREGKLWVGTYFGGLNIFQPESGIFTRVTKGTGNSVLSGSNIVTINEDAYTDLWIGTDDGGLNRYQKKSGTFKHYFTQGSRMPDIRVIFSDSKKRLWVGHSGLYVFDRKADTFRVVTKNAGLDHVFIKGITEDNSGQLWISTSNGLLRFNPETNAATTYNTADGLQAMEFEVNAFMKARDGEMYFGGINGFNTFYPDKIRANPYVPPVYVTGFQIFNKEVFIGPGTPLKQDISITKTLRLNYQQSSISFSFAALNYIAPQNNLYAYKLSGIDKNYVYTKANKAIYTNLDPGTYTFHVKAANNDGLWNNKGVNLTIVITPPWWQTWWFKVLVALFAGAAVYIFLRYRHQQQLKKLEEQKREEIHQTQLQFFTNISHEFRTPLSLILGPVENLINSDQQKLGTELAQAHGTIYRNAKRLMHLVSELMDFRKAESGALRLKVAPGNIGLFLQEITGEFNNWAQQKGIAFNVDTGTVGKTVLFDRQVLEKILLNLINNALKYTNNGGQVSVKLLFDLDQFAPRFANELKIENAYAGKAYMYIVVADTGVGITAESMPNLFQRYYRITSAHLGSGIGLAFVKTLTLLHKGYIKVYSERNSGTDILIALPISEHDYGAAERWKGNTDTAADLFSNDDYFEYTEENAIEQTDDHGGKHHLKNILLVDDNIELRNFLQDSLQKHFRITVAGNGREGLAKVEAQAPDLIISDVMMPEMDGMEFCRHIKQDQHTMHIPFIMLTARNALEAQLEGIGSGADSYLPKPVSINLLLLTINNIFNRQSRLKNRYTEDYAAEARDAARNEKDRQFINDLIRIIESRIADPLLDVQYLCDTLNMSRTKLYELIKQLTGQSIIEFIRTVRLNKARHILTHEEISIAEVILRVGIQTQAYFTKAFKKEFGKTPSQYLQELDNKE from the coding sequence ATGTACATTATATGTACCTGGCTGTTTTTAACGCTGGCGGGTACCGTTAAAGCGCAGGATATGGTATTTGATCACATCGGCAACAACGAAGGGTTATCAAACAGTACCATACAGGCCATCATTCAGGATAAACGGGGTTTTATGTGGATAGGCACGCGTGACGGCCTTAACCTGTATGACGGGCGGCAGATCACCGTGTTCAGAAACGTGCCGGGCAGGCTGAACTCGCTTAGCGACAATTTTATTACCTGTTTATATACCGACCGCGAAAATAACCTCTGGGTGGGTACCAGCAACGGACTTAATCAATACAACAACCGCCTACGCACGTTTACGGCTTATGTAGGTAAAGATCAGCCGGGCGTTGCCTTACACGGAAACCGGGTGAATGCCATATTTGAAGATGCACAAAAGCGCCTTTGGATTGGCACTAACGCCGGGCTTAACCTGATGAATCGATCAAGCGGTACATTCAAACTGATGTATACCGGAGGCGCCGTAAATTGCATCTCTCAGGATAGTGAAAAAAATGTCTGGCTCGGCACCGAACGCGGACTCGTCAATTATACCGCCAAAGGCAAGCCGATCTTCAATACCGCGGTCAGCAGCATACAACAGGACGGTAACGGCAATTTATGGCTTGCTACAGAAAGTAATGGATTGATCAGTTATAACATAGCCAAAAACAAACCTACTTTTTACCGCCATAGCGATGCCGACCCGAATAGCTTGGGCAGCGACCTGATATTGGCCTTGCTTGCCGATAAAAGGGGCCAAATTTGGGTGGGTACCATAAACGGCGGACTTAACATTTTTGATCCCTCGACAAAGGGATTTAAAAAGTACACCTATCGCGCAGGATTTGAAGATGGTTTATCGCAGCGTACCATAAGTGCCCTGTTTGAGGACAGGCAGGGCAACTATTGGATAGGCACCCACCGCGGCGGCGTAAATGTATACTCACCAAAGGCCCGTAAGTTCAAGGTTTACCGGCAGCAACCATCAGGCAAGGGGCTTAGCTACAATGATGTAAAGTGCTTTGAGCAAGACCACCTTGGCCGTATATGGATTGGTACTGACGGTGGCGGGTTAAACCTGTTTGATAAGGCAAGCAACACCTTCAGGGTTTACAATAATAAGGTTAATGACAATAGCAGCCTTGGATCTGACGCGGTGCTCGACCTGACCGAGGACAAGCAAAACCGGGTGTGGATAGCTACCTGGGGCGGCGGTCTAAATTTATTTAATCCGCAAACACAAGGCTTCACAAGATTCATGAACAAAACGGGCGACGCTACGTCGTTATCATCAAACTTTGTACAAAAGGTTTACCAGGACAGGGAGGGCAAGCTTTGGGTAGGTACCTATTTTGGCGGTTTAAATATTTTTCAACCGGAGAGTGGCATATTCACCCGGGTAACGAAAGGCACCGGAAACTCCGTTTTAAGCGGCAGCAATATTGTAACCATAAATGAAGATGCCTATACTGACCTGTGGATTGGTACAGATGACGGCGGCTTGAACCGTTATCAAAAAAAGAGCGGCACCTTTAAGCACTATTTTACGCAAGGATCGCGCATGCCCGATATACGGGTAATATTTTCTGACAGTAAAAAAAGATTATGGGTTGGCCACTCGGGCTTGTATGTATTCGATAGAAAGGCTGATACATTTCGCGTTGTTACCAAAAACGCCGGGCTCGACCATGTTTTTATAAAAGGGATAACCGAAGACAATAGCGGGCAGCTATGGATATCTACCTCAAACGGATTATTGCGTTTTAACCCCGAAACCAACGCGGCAACCACCTACAATACAGCCGACGGTTTGCAAGCCATGGAATTTGAGGTAAACGCGTTTATGAAAGCCCGCGACGGCGAAATGTATTTTGGTGGCATAAACGGCTTCAATACTTTCTATCCGGATAAGATCAGGGCTAACCCTTACGTGCCGCCTGTATACGTAACCGGTTTCCAGATATTTAATAAAGAGGTTTTTATAGGCCCCGGTACACCACTTAAACAGGATATCAGCATAACTAAAACCCTACGACTGAATTATCAGCAATCAAGTATCTCATTCTCTTTCGCTGCGCTAAATTATATAGCGCCGCAAAACAACCTGTATGCCTATAAGCTTTCGGGCATTGATAAAAATTACGTGTACACCAAGGCCAACAAGGCCATTTATACCAACCTTGACCCGGGCACATACACCTTCCATGTAAAAGCCGCCAATAACGACGGCTTGTGGAATAATAAAGGGGTTAACCTCACCATAGTTATAACGCCGCCATGGTGGCAAACCTGGTGGTTTAAGGTACTGGTAGCGCTGTTTGCCGGGGCAGCGGTGTACATTTTTTTACGCTACAGGCATCAGCAACAACTCAAAAAGCTTGAGGAGCAAAAACGGGAGGAGATACACCAAACCCAGCTTCAGTTTTTTACCAATATATCGCACGAGTTCAGAACGCCGCTGAGCCTCATACTCGGGCCGGTTGAAAACCTCATTAACAGCGATCAGCAAAAACTCGGTACAGAGCTGGCCCAGGCACATGGCACCATTTACCGCAACGCCAAAAGGCTGATGCATTTGGTAAGCGAGCTGATGGATTTCCGTAAGGCCGAATCAGGCGCATTGCGCCTTAAAGTAGCACCGGGTAACATTGGCTTGTTTTTACAGGAAATCACCGGAGAATTTAACAATTGGGCACAGCAAAAAGGAATTGCCTTTAACGTTGATACCGGCACTGTTGGAAAAACGGTTTTGTTTGACAGGCAGGTGCTTGAAAAAATATTGCTTAACCTGATTAACAATGCCCTGAAATACACCAACAATGGCGGCCAGGTATCAGTAAAGTTGCTGTTTGACCTGGACCAGTTTGCCCCGCGTTTTGCCAACGAACTTAAAATTGAAAATGCTTACGCCGGTAAAGCCTACATGTATATTGTGGTGGCGGACACGGGCGTGGGTATTACAGCAGAGTCAATGCCTAACCTTTTTCAACGCTATTACCGCATTACATCTGCCCATCTGGGTTCGGGCATCGGGCTTGCTTTTGTTAAAACGCTAACGCTGCTGCACAAAGGCTACATCAAGGTATACAGCGAACGCAACAGCGGCACCGATATTTTGATAGCGCTGCCTATATCAGAACATGACTATGGTGCCGCGGAGCGCTGGAAGGGGAATACCGATACCGCCGCTGACCTTTTTAGTAATGATGATTATTTTGAATACACCGAAGAAAACGCGATTGAACAAACAGACGATCATGGCGGTAAGCATCATTTAAAAAATATTTTGCTTGTTGATGATAACATCGAGCTACGCAACTTTTTGCAGGATTCGCTGCAAAAACATTTCAGGATAACAGTAGCCGGTAACGGCCGCGAGGGATTGGCCAAAGTGGAAGCGCAAGCCCCTGACCTGATTATTAGCGACGTAATGATGCCCGAAATGGACGGTATGGAATTTTGCCGGCATATTAAACAGGATCAGCATACGATGCATATTCCGTTTATAATGCTCACCGCACGCAACGCGCTTGAAGCGCAGTTAGAGGGAATCGGTTCGGGCGCGGATAGTTATTTGCCAAAGCCGGTAAGCATCAACCTGCTGCTGTTAACCATCAACAATATTTTTAACCGGCAAAGCCGTCTCAAAAACCGTTACACCGAGGATTATGCCGCCGAAGCCAGGGATGCCGCGCGCAACGAAAAAGACCGGCAGTTTATTAATGACCTGATCAGGATTATTGAAAGCCGGATTGCCGATCCCCTGCTGGATGTACAATACCTGTGCGACACACTCAATATGAGCCGCACCAAACTTTATGAGTTAATTAAGCAACTTACCGGTCAATCCATCATTGAGTTTATCCGTACCGTGCGGCTCAATAAAGCGAGGCACATACTTACGCATGAAGAAATATCAATTGCCGAAGTAATATTGCGGGTGGGTATACAAACACAGGCCTATTTTACCAAAGCCTTTAAAAAAGAATTTGGCAAAACCCCTTCCCAATATTTGCAGGAGCTGGACAACAAGGAGTGA